In Populus alba chromosome 9, ASM523922v2, whole genome shotgun sequence, a genomic segment contains:
- the LOC118035157 gene encoding zinc finger CCCH domain-containing protein 46, which produces MDSYEATNMVFSRIQSLEPENASKILGYLLLQDYGEKEMIRLAFGPETLLQNLILQTKTQLGFPSNTPSTPSPAFIPSSRPSPLYISSPRIPNNNGFDIANSSSPSTNSWPLLSPNSTTSLSYASVVNGASNISAGSTPFQPTVSLSKAFPYSNNNDNANDLVDEYELQERFSFLNDSKTDDLFDPRGELAMSPPAFGDNSLHKRSFSVPGMCFGSEDSNSGFGWKPCLYFSRGFCKNGTGCRFVHGDSADSAAIVGSPSELNEFEQCQEILRSKAAAQQRKLAAASQFMAGATFLPQNKCMNFLHQPQNESQRSAAAAALMMGDEIHKFGRIRPERSDFSHMGLGGAMSPSARQIYLTFPADSTFREEDVSSYFSFYGPVQDVRIPYQQKRMFGFVTFVFAETVKLILAKGNPHFVCDSRVLVKPYKEKGKVPDKKHQQQQQIEREEYSACPSPSRINCREPFDLHLGGRMFYNTQEMLRRKLEEEADLQQAIELQERRLLNLQLHDLKNHRQHRYFHGLSTGSPLPSPTILHSPNNQTLLFPIDGIDKEVQHENGSNPDVAAAQNAVADADQEVSPACNHNDGNGNNKDKEEKSSSDESDLHENLEHILPDNLFGSPKKSAGDNLTVFSTASVEVDDNTTSLATSSSNSNPVVPTTSLNITSLKSCFLQMPRLSSGHGTVGI; this is translated from the exons ATGGATTCGTATGAAGCTACTAATATGGTGTTTTCAAGGATCCAAAGTCTGGAACCTGAAAATGCCTCAAAAATCTTGGGCTACCTTCTCTTACAAGATTATGGGGAGAAAGAGATGATACGTTTAGCCTTTGGACCAGAGACCCTTCTGCAAAATCTCATTCTCCAAACCAAAACCCAATTGGGGTTTCCCTCAAATACACCATCCACACCCTCTCCAGCTTTTATTCCTTCCTCTAGACCCAGTCCTTTGTACATTTCATCTCCAAGAATACCAAACAATAATGGCTTTGACATCGCAAACTCCTCGTCTCCCTCTACAAATTCCTGGCCTTTATTGAGTCCTAACTCTACTACTTCACTCTCTTATGCCAGTGTTGTTAATGGAGCCAGTAATATCAGTGCTGGTTCAACACCTTTTCAACCCACTGTCTCATTATCTAAAGCATTTCCTTACAGCAATAACAATGACAATGCTAATGATCTCGTTGATGAGTATGAGCTCCAGGAACGCTTTTCCTTTCTCAATGATTCAAAGACAGATGATTTATTTGATCCAAGGGGAGAGTTAGCCATGAGTCCACCTGCATTCGGTGATAACAGTTTGCACAAGCGAAGTTTTTCAGTACCAGGCATGTGTTTTGGATCTGAAGATTCAAATTCCGGGTTTGGTTGGAAGCCTTGCTTATATTTTTCAAGAGGGTTTTGCAAAAATGGCACAGGTTGCAGGTTTGTTCATGGAGATTCGGCTGATAGTGCTGCCATTGTTGGTTCACCGAGTGAACTTAATGAGTTTGAACAGTGCCAAGAAATACTTAGGTCAAAGGCTGCTGCCCAGCAAAGGAAGCTAGCCGCAGCCTCACAGTTTATGGCTGGAGCTACTTTTTTACCCCAGAATAAATGCATGAACTTCCTTCATCAGCCACAAAATGAAAGCCAAAG ATCAGCTGCAGCAGCTGCATTGATGATGGGGGATGAGATTCACAAGTTTGGAAGAATCCGGCCTGAAAGGAGTGATTTTTCGCATATGGGATTGGGAGGTGCAATGAGCCCAAGCGCAAGACAGATCTATTTGACATTTCCTGCTGACAGTACATTTAGAGAAGAAGATGTTTCGAGTTATTTtag CTTTTATGGGCCAGTGCAAGATGTCAGAATTCCATACCAGCAGAAGAGGATGTTTGGATTTGTTACATTTGTGTTTGCTGAGACAGTGAAGCTTATATTGGCTAAAGGGAACCCGCATTTTGTTTGTGATTCTCGTGTGCTTGTCAAGCCTTACAAGGAGAAGGGAAAAGTCCCGGACAA GAAgcatcagcagcagcaacagatTGAGAGGGAAGAGTATTCAGCCTGTCCAAGCCCATCTAGGATCAATTGTAGAGAGCCATTTGATCTCCATCTTG GAGGTAGAATGTTTTACAATACTCAAGAAATGCTGAGAAGGAAATTAGAGGAAGAGGCTGATTTACAGCAAGCTATTGAACTCCAAGAGAGAAGGCTATTGAATCTGCAACTTCACGACTTAAAGAATCATCGCCAACATCGATACTTCCACGGTTTGTCAACTGGGTCCCCCCTTCCTTCACCAACTATCTTGCATAGTCCCAACAATCAAACCCTCCTTTTTCCGATCGATGGCATTGACAAAGAAGTTCAGCATG AAAATGGTAGCAACCCTGATGTTGCAGCTGCGCAAAATGCGGTCGCAGATGCTGATCAGGAAGTGAGTCCAGCTTGCAATCACAACGATGGCAATGGTAATAATAAAGATAAGGAGGAGAAGTCCAGCAGTGATGAAAGTGATCTCCATGAAAA TTTGGAGCATATTCTCCCGGACAATCTCTTCGGTTCTCCTAAGAAATCAGCTGGTGACAACCTCACTGTCTTCTCCACGGCTTCTGTGGAGGTTGATGACAATACCACAAGCCTTGCTACATCTTCTTCTAACAGTAACCCCGTAGTGCCCACCACCTCTCTCAACATCACCTCTCTTAAATCATGTTTTCTCCAAATGCCCAG GTTGTCTTCTGGGCATGGAACCGTTGGCATATAG